Proteins from a genomic interval of Sphingobacterium lactis:
- a CDS encoding Maf family protein has translation MVLIERLKEIDILLGSKSPRRKELLKSMDVDFTVEVRETDEYVDPTLSPHDAVRYIAETKLSAFAEESYWGNLVICADTVVVDGEGAVIGKPADAEEAIKVISGLMGKSHIVYTAVALAYQGRKISFVEGTQVWFTTLTPEEIGYYVEQYQPMDKAGSYGIQEWIGRVAIEKIEGSYENVIGLPTARLYNELKKLFVEGI, from the coding sequence ATGGTATTGATTGAGCGATTGAAAGAGATCGATATCCTGTTGGGATCGAAATCACCACGGCGGAAAGAGCTGTTAAAATCCATGGATGTGGACTTTACGGTGGAGGTTCGGGAAACGGATGAATATGTTGATCCGACATTGTCTCCTCATGATGCAGTCCGCTATATTGCTGAGACCAAGTTGTCGGCGTTTGCCGAGGAAAGCTATTGGGGCAATTTGGTCATCTGTGCAGATACGGTTGTTGTCGATGGAGAAGGGGCGGTAATCGGCAAGCCAGCGGATGCTGAGGAAGCTATAAAAGTCATATCCGGCTTGATGGGGAAGTCCCATATCGTTTATACGGCGGTAGCTCTGGCATATCAGGGCAGGAAGATTAGTTTTGTCGAAGGGACTCAGGTTTGGTTCACCACTTTGACGCCTGAAGAAATAGGTTATTATGTGGAGCAGTATCAGCCGATGGATAAGGCCGGTAGCTATGGTATTCAGGAATGGATCGGACGGGTGGCCATTGAAAAGATTGAAGGTTCCTATGAAAATGTAATCGGCCTACCAACGGCCAGGTTATATAACGAATTGAAAAAGCTCTTTGTAGAAGGTATATAG
- the floA gene encoding flotillin-like protein FloA (flotillin-like protein involved in membrane lipid rafts), translating to MESPIQLVLIITGSVIAIFVLLYLLPVNLWFTAQLSNVKISLLNLVLMRLRKVPPSLVTNAMITSTKAGLRITSNEIETHYLAGGNVNKVIKALISADKANIPLDFKLATAIDLAGRDVFDAVQLSVNPQVINTPPVAAVAKDGIQLIAKARVTVRANINQLVGGAGEETILARVGEGIVTTIGSSLNHKEVLENPDRISKTVLSKGLDSGTAFEILSIDIADIDIGENVGAKLQTDQAEADLKVANARAEERRAMAVATEQEMRAKAQEAKAKVIEAESQVPMAMAEAFRNGNLGIMDYYKMQNIQSDTDMRSSIAKPNGPDKK from the coding sequence ATGGAATCACCTATTCAATTAGTGCTTATTATTACGGGTTCAGTAATCGCAATATTTGTTTTATTGTACCTACTTCCTGTGAACCTCTGGTTCACCGCGCAGTTATCGAACGTCAAGATCAGCTTACTGAACTTGGTATTGATGCGGTTGCGGAAGGTGCCACCTTCCTTGGTGACCAATGCGATGATTACATCGACCAAAGCTGGTCTGCGGATCACTTCGAATGAAATAGAAACACATTACTTGGCTGGCGGAAATGTCAATAAGGTTATCAAAGCCTTGATTTCTGCGGATAAGGCCAATATCCCTTTGGATTTTAAATTGGCCACAGCAATTGACCTTGCCGGTCGGGATGTATTCGATGCGGTACAGCTTTCGGTTAATCCGCAGGTTATAAATACGCCTCCGGTTGCCGCAGTGGCAAAGGACGGCATTCAATTGATCGCCAAAGCACGAGTTACCGTGCGGGCCAATATCAACCAGTTGGTCGGTGGTGCAGGTGAAGAAACTATTCTTGCCCGCGTGGGTGAGGGTATCGTTACGACAATCGGTTCTTCGCTCAATCATAAGGAGGTATTGGAGAATCCAGATCGGATTTCCAAAACTGTACTATCCAAAGGATTGGACTCCGGAACGGCGTTCGAAATCCTATCCATCGATATTGCTGACATCGATATCGGTGAAAACGTAGGTGCGAAATTACAGACGGATCAAGCGGAGGCTGATTTAAAAGTTGCTAATGCACGTGCAGAAGAGCGCCGCGCAATGGCTGTAGCTACCGAGCAAGAAATGCGCGCCAAGGCACAGGAAGCAAAAGCCAAGGTAATCGAAGCCGAATCTCAAGTGCCGATGGCCATGGCCGAAGCATTCCGTAACGGAAACTTGGGCATTATGGATTATTACAAAATGCAGAATATACAATCCGATACGGATATGCGCAGTTCTATCGCCAAACCGAACGGACCAGATAAGAAATAA
- a CDS encoding KdsC family phosphatase, with product MVLKKFATVKAVILDVDGVLTDGKLLVTEAGEQLRSFFVKDGYAMQLAVKMGVQLWVISGGKSEGVRKRLEGLGVTEIFLGVKNKMEVMESLMAKHSLSFSDLLYVGDDMPDYDVMRAVGLAACPNDSVEDIKEISHYMSPKNGGEGVVRDVLEKVLKLQGKWGVQTEIKSV from the coding sequence ATGGTACTTAAGAAATTTGCAACAGTCAAGGCGGTCATATTGGACGTTGATGGCGTATTAACGGATGGGAAGTTGTTGGTCACGGAAGCTGGCGAGCAATTGCGAAGTTTTTTCGTGAAGGATGGCTACGCAATGCAATTGGCCGTGAAGATGGGTGTCCAGCTTTGGGTGATCTCTGGCGGAAAATCGGAAGGTGTACGCAAGCGACTGGAAGGGTTGGGGGTAACCGAGATCTTTCTGGGTGTGAAGAATAAAATGGAGGTGATGGAGTCGTTGATGGCCAAGCATAGCCTATCTTTTTCAGACCTACTTTATGTGGGGGATGATATGCCTGATTATGATGTGATGCGTGCGGTTGGTCTTGCTGCTTGCCCTAATGATTCGGTGGAGGACATCAAAGAAATTTCCCATTATATGTCGCCGAAGAATGGTGGTGAGGGCGTTGTACGCGACGTCCTGGAGAAGGTGCTGAAGCTGCAGGGGAAATGGGGCGTGCAAACGGAAATAAAAAGTGTATAA
- a CDS encoding CheR family methyltransferase: MNEISFSEVEEIIFLLKNISDFDLSGYTRSSLKRRVQRIMNLEGMDFVDLKNALINVEGFQHYFVQEITVNVTEMFRDPSFFNRLNTEIIPYLQTFPRIKIWSAGCSTGEEVYSLAILLKENGLSDRAFIYGTDINQKVLEIAKKGIYPLKKFKEYTDNFNAYNSKESLSSYYTARYDAAIINHDLRQNILFSTHNLATDQVFNEFHLITCRNVLIYFDLELQEHVINLFYQSLALFGFLCLGTKETILRHQVMENFKVVDKEFNIYQKIK, encoded by the coding sequence ATGAACGAGATCAGTTTTAGTGAGGTGGAGGAAATTATCTTCTTATTGAAGAATATATCCGATTTTGATCTCTCCGGTTATACGCGATCTTCCCTAAAGCGGCGGGTACAGCGGATCATGAACCTGGAGGGTATGGATTTTGTGGACTTGAAGAATGCACTGATCAACGTGGAAGGCTTCCAGCACTATTTTGTACAGGAGATAACGGTCAATGTTACGGAGATGTTCCGCGACCCCAGTTTTTTCAACAGACTGAACACCGAAATCATTCCCTACCTGCAGACTTTTCCGCGGATCAAGATCTGGAGTGCGGGTTGTTCAACCGGCGAGGAAGTCTATTCCTTAGCAATCCTGCTTAAGGAAAATGGCTTGAGCGACCGGGCTTTTATTTACGGCACCGACATCAATCAAAAGGTTCTGGAAATTGCTAAGAAAGGCATCTACCCACTCAAGAAGTTCAAGGAATACACCGACAATTTCAATGCTTACAATTCCAAGGAAAGTCTTTCCAGCTATTACACGGCGCGTTACGATGCTGCGATCATAAATCACGATTTACGGCAAAATATCCTATTTTCCACGCATAACTTAGCTACTGATCAAGTATTTAATGAATTTCATTTAATAACTTGCAGAAATGTATTGATCTATTTTGACCTGGAATTGCAGGAACACGTAATCAATCTATTCTACCAGTCCTTGGCATTGTTTGGCTTTTTATGCCTTGGTACGAAGGAAACTATCCTGCGTCATCAGGTCATGGAAAACTTCAAGGTGGTAGATAAAGAGTTTAATATCTATCAAAAAATTAAATAG
- a CDS encoding chemotaxis protein CheB — translation MEKKAREIIVIGGSAGAYELIVDILDHLPAVFTPAIVIVLHRNSKYETKIETNLSKRLKRKVTSILDKDHILENQIYFAPPGYHTLIEPNLSFSLDVSDPVQFSRPSIDVFFETVAEIYGKQAIAFLLSGANQDGMNGFKMLVQKGAKCFVQDPQEAIINTMPLGGKGVSTEVQVLTNEQIIEYFSLLT, via the coding sequence ATGGAGAAAAAGGCTAGGGAAATAATCGTCATCGGGGGTTCTGCGGGAGCCTATGAGCTTATCGTGGATATCCTAGACCACTTGCCTGCAGTTTTTACTCCGGCCATTGTCATTGTCCTGCACAGAAATTCAAAATACGAAACAAAAATCGAAACAAACCTATCCAAGCGGCTGAAACGGAAGGTGACCTCCATATTGGATAAGGACCATATATTGGAGAACCAAATTTATTTTGCTCCTCCGGGGTACCATACCCTGATCGAGCCGAACCTTTCCTTTTCCTTGGATGTCTCCGATCCGGTTCAATTCTCAAGGCCATCCATTGATGTGTTCTTCGAAACTGTGGCGGAGATCTATGGAAAGCAAGCAATAGCTTTCCTTTTATCCGGTGCCAACCAAGATGGCATGAACGGCTTTAAAATGCTCGTTCAAAAAGGCGCCAAATGCTTTGTTCAGGACCCTCAGGAAGCTATTATCAACACCATGCCTTTGGGGGGCAAGGGAGTTTCCACAGAAGTTCAGGTACTGACGAATGAACAAATAATCGAATACTTCAGTCTATTAACATAA
- a CDS encoding TonB-dependent receptor domain-containing protein, whose protein sequence is MNIFRYLILFICISMGQHVMAQNTLTTAEFEVAGNCAMCKNRIEKAGKDAGATTIVWSQNSHLATVTYDVTKTSIENIKKGIAKVGHDTDGFRADDAVYKELHECCLYDRLTDTATATAHDDHEDHAGHDHEGHDHAAHDDDGGHSHDHDHEVTGVVVNESDKGELTPITDVTIYWMDNPSKKVKTNENGVFKIMHQKPYRNLVVSHAGMKSDTLEVKNLHEVLVIQAKNNALQEIVVSKRLKTNYISKLTPNRVETITAKELFKAACCDLSESFSTNASVDVVSSDAVTGSKQIQMLGLAGIYTQMTVEGIPGPRGFAAPLGLNSIAGTWIEAINISKGIGTVANGFENMAGQINVELKKPHNSEKLYFNAYANNMGRTDINLNLSHHINEKWSVGLLLHDNFMYNKKMNFSDNGYRDIPVGNLFSGVNRWHYENGKGIIAQFGVKFLHDDRIGGQIDFNEDTDKFTTNTYGLGFKNQRIEGFGKLGYVFPTNKHRSIGLQLSASQYKQESFFGQTAYDNEQNSFYANLLFQDILGSVAHKYKVGASLQYDKYDEDLNRYNSASDFAYNFGRKEAVTGVFAEYTFSPSEKFDAVLGIRQDYNNLYGWFTTPRAVLRYEPIMGTTFRVSSGRGQRTANIFAENLGIFASSRSIKDLGMLVTGADAYGLKPEVSWNTGLTFDQSFQLFGRESGVSVEVFHNSFQNQVVVDFENPREVSFYNLDGKSFSNSLQAEFRFMPLEHFEARMAYRMLDVKTDYTSGRLQKPLTAKHRGFMNLAYNLHSGWSFDYTLNVVGDKRLPNTSSNPVEYQLADRSDAYVTMNAQVTRTFGKNKNFAVYIGGENLSNYYQKDPILAFDQPFGSHFDTNMLWGPLTGRMFYTGIRYHIK, encoded by the coding sequence ATGAACATTTTTAGATATTTAATCTTATTTATATGCATTTCCATGGGCCAGCATGTCATGGCTCAAAACACATTAACAACTGCAGAATTTGAGGTGGCAGGTAACTGCGCCATGTGTAAAAACCGTATTGAAAAAGCAGGCAAAGATGCCGGTGCAACTACCATTGTGTGGAGCCAGAACAGCCATTTAGCTACGGTAACCTATGATGTAACCAAAACTTCTATCGAGAACATTAAAAAAGGAATCGCCAAGGTCGGCCATGATACAGATGGTTTCCGAGCAGACGATGCGGTCTATAAGGAACTCCATGAGTGTTGCCTTTACGACCGCCTGACAGATACGGCTACTGCAACGGCACACGACGACCATGAAGACCACGCTGGACATGACCATGAAGGTCATGATCATGCTGCACACGATGACGATGGCGGACACAGTCACGACCATGACCATGAGGTAACAGGCGTGGTTGTGAACGAAAGCGACAAAGGTGAATTGACACCCATTACAGATGTCACCATCTATTGGATGGACAACCCGAGTAAAAAGGTAAAAACCAATGAGAACGGTGTTTTCAAGATTATGCACCAGAAGCCGTACCGCAACTTGGTGGTATCACATGCAGGCATGAAAAGCGACACGCTGGAAGTCAAGAATCTGCACGAAGTATTGGTGATCCAGGCCAAGAACAATGCCCTGCAGGAAATTGTGGTATCCAAGCGATTGAAAACAAATTACATTTCCAAATTAACACCAAACCGTGTTGAAACGATTACGGCGAAAGAGCTCTTTAAGGCTGCCTGTTGTGACCTGAGCGAAAGCTTCTCGACAAATGCCTCAGTGGATGTGGTGAGTTCGGACGCGGTTACCGGAAGCAAACAGATCCAAATGTTGGGCTTGGCTGGAATCTATACGCAGATGACGGTAGAAGGGATTCCAGGGCCGCGTGGTTTTGCAGCGCCCCTTGGACTGAACAGCATTGCCGGAACATGGATCGAAGCCATCAACATCAGTAAGGGCATCGGGACGGTGGCCAATGGTTTTGAGAACATGGCCGGACAGATCAATGTCGAGCTGAAGAAACCACACAATAGCGAAAAGCTGTATTTCAATGCCTATGCAAATAACATGGGAAGAACGGATATCAACTTGAACCTTTCCCATCATATCAATGAAAAATGGTCCGTTGGGCTTTTGTTGCATGACAACTTCATGTACAATAAAAAGATGAACTTCAGCGACAATGGTTACCGTGACATTCCTGTCGGTAATCTCTTCTCCGGAGTTAACAGATGGCATTATGAAAACGGCAAAGGGATCATCGCCCAATTCGGCGTTAAATTCCTGCATGATGACCGCATTGGCGGGCAGATCGATTTTAACGAAGACACGGATAAATTCACGACCAACACTTATGGTTTAGGATTCAAAAACCAGCGCATTGAAGGATTTGGTAAATTGGGCTATGTATTCCCAACCAACAAGCACCGCAGTATTGGTCTCCAATTATCAGCGAGCCAATATAAACAGGAGAGCTTTTTCGGGCAAACAGCGTATGATAATGAGCAAAACTCCTTCTACGCAAACCTATTGTTTCAGGATATCCTGGGCTCGGTTGCACACAAATACAAAGTTGGGGCTTCCCTACAGTATGACAAATACGATGAGGACCTGAACCGATACAACAGCGCCAGTGATTTTGCCTATAACTTCGGCAGAAAGGAAGCAGTTACTGGTGTTTTCGCGGAATACACCTTCAGCCCTAGCGAGAAGTTTGATGCTGTTTTGGGTATCCGCCAAGATTACAACAACCTGTATGGCTGGTTTACCACGCCACGAGCGGTACTGCGCTACGAACCGATCATGGGAACCACTTTCCGGGTCAGTTCAGGCCGCGGACAGCGGACGGCAAATATCTTTGCTGAAAACCTAGGTATCTTTGCTTCCAGCAGATCCATCAAGGATTTAGGCATGTTGGTGACCGGAGCTGATGCGTATGGATTAAAACCTGAGGTTTCTTGGAATACAGGTCTTACTTTCGACCAGAGCTTTCAATTGTTCGGTCGTGAATCGGGAGTTTCCGTAGAAGTGTTCCACAACAGCTTCCAAAATCAGGTTGTTGTTGACTTTGAAAATCCAAGAGAGGTATCATTCTACAATCTGGATGGCAAATCTTTCTCGAACAGCTTACAGGCGGAATTCCGGTTCATGCCCTTGGAGCATTTCGAGGCAAGGATGGCTTACCGTATGTTGGACGTAAAAACAGATTACACCTCCGGAAGGTTACAGAAGCCATTAACGGCCAAGCACCGTGGATTTATGAACCTAGCCTATAACCTGCACTCCGGATGGAGCTTTGATTATACCTTAAATGTGGTCGGTGATAAACGATTGCCGAATACGAGCAGTAATCCTGTGGAATATCAATTGGCAGATCGCTCCGATGCATACGTGACCATGAATGCACAGGTCACTCGAACGTTCGGAAAGAACAAGAACTTTGCCGTTTACATCGGTGGAGAAAACCTTAGCAATTACTACCAAAAGGATCCAATCTTGGCATTCGACCAGCCTTTTGGCAGCCATTTCGATACCAATATGCTTTGGGGACCGCTTACCGGTAGGATGTTCTACACCGGTATTCGATACCATATCAAATAA
- a CDS encoding hybrid sensor histidine kinase/response regulator, producing MNKFIKLRWQFITSICIAYLIIIFSYWYFLNKQKAYANHIKNYMELSQERFYLIQDWEIEIQKLSKYKIMEKQRDPIVEEQLGEAILTKLRLLEAPNDLYQSATASFPQVKAISMKIISENPNNSTANLENIMKLLADEQTQIIAASNSFAGDIIKRRRELTIKRQSELDNTRIVTAILGIISLVIILIVVIQTMRILGYLRKTSQKERDLNGTLTQTTERLEDVNWVLTSSSKLHNSISSLMTEREIAKTSLAIIANNIQAYAAAYYIRKTDSFEFNLLASQGMEKKDTLENFILGDGILGTITENKTPQVIPVTEIKNSKIQTATIDNLDATAILFPVVYEDVCLALIEVIGPFPKEKIDSILNYLTRTSRSMGSAIHSRQSHRLVEELLAETQRQTEELEAQQEELRITNEELVYKTNLLEASEEELRVQQEELSQANKELNDKAGELEKRNIDLNEAHSIVEMKIVEVEQASKYKSEFMANMSHELRTPLNSILILAKLLQDNKHKNLSDEQIKYASVIHNAGSDLLQLINELLDLAKIESGKVDMNHDTIVSKEFVNNLESLFKELAREKSITFITDVSQGPVQFVTDEYRLEQVMKNFLSNAFKFTDPKGEIKLEIVEESGNLHLSVTDNGKGISEDKQALIFEAFRQEDGSTSRKYGGTGLGLSISKEISSLLGGRITLDSALGKGSKFTLIIPLEEGKQQPKPVQEHKIVELPIREEPIRTIVQERPAAIAEPQINPDANKVILIIEDDVNFAEILKGFATGYGYKVLNAHDGKAGIQMAEDHIPDAIILDVMLPLADGWEVLKTLKANEATKHIPIHMMSAANFSKKDFLENGAIGFMAKPVNEESIAKAFETIKLNVNKELKKILLIEDQEFQSDLIKNAFAEENINVIQAFTIESGLKKLEQESNLDCIILDVKLPDGSGLEMLDKIKANPKYEKLPVIINTAYDLTTEQTEQIMRHTQSMVLKSSKSNNRLIDEVNLFLNKISAPAYNPIKHPEKIESKDNYGASRLEGKTVLIADDDMRNVFALTSSLQQYNMQIEIANNGLEAVNIVNDPEKEVDIVLMDIMMPEMDGYEAIQEIRKNKKFNQLPIIAVTAKAMKGDREKSIELGANDYVSKPIDLDKLVSLMQVWLS from the coding sequence ATGAATAAGTTCATCAAACTTAGGTGGCAGTTTATAACTAGCATCTGCATTGCCTATCTTATCATTATTTTTTCCTATTGGTATTTCTTGAACAAGCAAAAAGCGTATGCCAATCATATCAAGAATTACATGGAACTGTCACAGGAGCGTTTTTACCTGATTCAGGATTGGGAGATTGAAATCCAGAAGCTCTCCAAATACAAAATCATGGAGAAGCAGCGGGATCCCATCGTCGAGGAACAACTTGGCGAAGCCATCCTGACCAAATTACGCTTATTGGAGGCACCGAACGACTTGTATCAATCCGCCACCGCTTCATTTCCGCAGGTGAAGGCGATTTCCATGAAAATAATTTCAGAGAACCCAAACAATTCGACCGCCAATCTGGAAAATATTATGAAGTTACTGGCCGATGAACAGACGCAAATCATCGCCGCCAGTAATTCTTTCGCCGGAGATATCATCAAAAGACGACGGGAGCTGACCATCAAACGTCAGTCAGAATTGGACAATACCCGGATCGTTACGGCCATATTGGGCATTATTTCTTTGGTCATCATTTTAATCGTGGTGATTCAAACCATGCGCATCTTGGGTTACCTCCGGAAGACTTCCCAGAAAGAACGGGACTTGAATGGTACTTTAACGCAGACAACAGAGCGTCTTGAAGATGTAAACTGGGTATTGACCAGTTCATCCAAATTGCACAATTCCATCTCCAGTTTGATGACGGAACGGGAAATTGCCAAAACATCACTGGCCATTATTGCCAATAACATTCAAGCTTATGCGGCTGCATATTACATCCGCAAGACTGATTCTTTCGAATTCAATCTACTAGCTTCCCAAGGCATGGAGAAGAAGGATACACTGGAGAATTTTATTCTTGGAGATGGTATTCTAGGGACAATAACTGAAAATAAAACCCCACAGGTAATTCCAGTAACCGAGATCAAAAATTCCAAGATCCAAACGGCTACCATCGATAACCTCGATGCTACGGCCATACTTTTTCCTGTCGTGTACGAAGATGTATGTTTAGCGCTTATAGAGGTCATCGGTCCATTTCCGAAGGAAAAAATCGATAGCATCCTCAATTACCTGACCCGTACAAGCCGGTCCATGGGATCAGCGATCCATAGCAGACAAAGCCATCGTTTGGTAGAAGAACTGTTGGCGGAAACCCAGCGTCAAACCGAAGAACTGGAAGCACAGCAGGAAGAGCTCCGCATCACCAACGAGGAATTGGTGTACAAGACTAACCTCCTGGAGGCATCCGAAGAGGAATTACGTGTACAGCAAGAAGAACTTTCTCAAGCGAATAAGGAGCTGAACGATAAAGCCGGAGAGCTTGAAAAACGAAATATAGACCTGAACGAAGCCCATAGCATCGTAGAGATGAAAATCGTTGAAGTGGAACAGGCCAGTAAATATAAGTCTGAATTTATGGCCAACATGAGCCATGAATTACGGACGCCATTGAACAGTATCCTGATCCTTGCAAAGCTGTTGCAGGACAACAAGCATAAGAACCTTTCCGACGAACAGATTAAATATGCATCTGTCATCCATAATGCGGGTTCGGATTTATTGCAGTTGATCAACGAATTATTGGATTTGGCGAAGATTGAATCCGGGAAGGTGGACATGAATCACGATACGATTGTCAGCAAGGAATTTGTCAATAACCTGGAGTCCTTGTTCAAGGAATTGGCACGTGAGAAATCCATTACCTTTATTACAGACGTTAGCCAAGGTCCGGTGCAATTTGTTACGGACGAATACCGCTTAGAGCAGGTCATGAAGAATTTCCTCTCCAATGCATTCAAATTTACGGATCCAAAGGGTGAGATCAAGCTGGAGATTGTGGAAGAATCCGGAAATCTCCATCTATCGGTAACCGATAATGGAAAAGGGATTTCTGAAGATAAACAAGCATTGATCTTTGAGGCCTTCCGTCAGGAAGATGGATCGACCAGCCGCAAATATGGAGGTACAGGACTTGGTCTTTCCATCTCCAAAGAGATTTCCAGTCTATTGGGTGGTAGAATTACCCTGGACAGCGCATTGGGCAAGGGCAGTAAATTTACGCTGATCATTCCACTTGAGGAGGGCAAGCAACAACCGAAGCCAGTGCAGGAACATAAAATTGTGGAATTACCGATTCGAGAAGAGCCCATTCGTACGATTGTGCAGGAACGTCCAGCGGCCATTGCAGAGCCACAGATAAACCCAGATGCCAATAAGGTCATCCTAATCATTGAGGACGATGTGAATTTTGCGGAGATCCTTAAAGGATTCGCAACGGGTTATGGCTATAAGGTATTGAATGCGCATGATGGAAAAGCGGGAATACAAATGGCGGAAGACCATATTCCGGATGCTATAATCTTGGACGTGATGCTCCCATTAGCCGATGGCTGGGAAGTCCTTAAGACGCTTAAGGCCAATGAAGCGACCAAACATATCCCTATTCACATGATGTCTGCTGCGAACTTCAGTAAAAAGGATTTCCTGGAAAATGGAGCAATCGGCTTTATGGCCAAACCGGTAAATGAAGAAAGCATAGCAAAGGCTTTTGAAACCATCAAGCTGAATGTCAATAAGGAATTGAAAAAGATTCTGCTTATTGAGGATCAAGAATTCCAAAGTGACCTGATCAAGAATGCTTTCGCCGAGGAGAACATCAATGTTATCCAAGCCTTTACCATCGAATCAGGACTTAAGAAATTGGAACAGGAAAGCAACCTGGACTGCATCATTTTGGATGTTAAACTTCCTGATGGCAGTGGTCTGGAAATGTTGGACAAAATAAAGGCAAATCCGAAGTACGAGAAATTGCCGGTCATCATCAATACAGCGTATGACCTCACGACGGAACAGACGGAACAGATTATGCGCCATACGCAGTCGATGGTTTTAAAATCCAGCAAATCCAACAACCGATTGATCGATGAAGTCAATCTCTTCCTTAACAAAATATCCGCTCCTGCTTATAACCCGATTAAACATCCGGAAAAAATTGAGTCTAAGGATAATTACGGTGCGAGCAGATTGGAAGGCAAGACTGTATTGATTGCGGACGATGATATGCGGAACGTCTTCGCGTTGACCTCTTCCCTGCAGCAGTACAATATGCAGATTGAGATTGCCAACAATGGTTTGGAAGCCGTAAATATTGTCAATGACCCTGAAAAAGAAGTGGACATTGTCCTGATGGATATCATGATGCCGGAGATGGATGGTTATGAAGCTATCCAGGAAATACGGAAGAACAAAAAATTCAATCAGTTACCGATCATTGCCGTAACGGCAAAAGCCATGAAAGGCGACCGAGAGAAGTCCATCGAATTGGGTGCGAACGATTATGTCAGCAAACCGATCGATCTGGATAAGTTAGTATCATTAATGCAAGTGTGGCTGAGTTAA